One Streptomyces lincolnensis genomic region harbors:
- a CDS encoding LysR family transcriptional regulator, protein MELRDVETFLEVARVLHFGRAAERLHVSQGRVSQIIKGLEREVGGALFERSSRRVRLTPLGERFRTGAAEGHDRLTATLRECRAVARQVGDRLRIGYQWTMGGELTDRLVSGFTRAHPHCEVVVSSLVFRAGGNLVPLAGGTDVDLVLRWSPGGDGSAVEAPGLVVGPLLAAVPRGVLVPAAHPLAGRRAIVLDDLLPYELLRLPDALGAPLRERWVPTHTSSGRALRHTDEDMSRLMGTEHLPVEDVLALVAQGRALHLTIAGLLDRVPFPGLAVVPVLDMPPMVVVPVWRAARENATIRAFVESAARTTEAERAVVTREAASVRTSVVRSVREAAR, encoded by the coding sequence ATGGAGCTGCGTGATGTGGAGACGTTCCTGGAGGTGGCCCGGGTCCTGCACTTCGGGCGGGCGGCCGAGCGGCTGCACGTGTCCCAGGGGCGGGTCAGCCAGATCATCAAGGGGCTGGAACGCGAGGTGGGCGGCGCCCTGTTCGAGCGCAGCAGCCGGCGGGTGCGGCTGACACCGCTGGGGGAACGGTTCCGCACCGGCGCCGCCGAGGGCCACGACCGGCTGACGGCCACGCTGCGGGAGTGCCGTGCCGTGGCCCGGCAGGTCGGCGACCGGCTGCGGATCGGCTACCAGTGGACCATGGGCGGGGAGTTGACCGACCGGCTGGTGTCGGGCTTCACCCGTGCTCATCCGCACTGCGAGGTGGTCGTCAGCAGCCTGGTGTTCCGGGCCGGCGGGAACCTGGTGCCGCTCGCGGGCGGCACCGACGTCGATCTGGTGCTGCGGTGGTCGCCGGGCGGGGACGGCAGCGCGGTCGAGGCTCCCGGTCTGGTCGTCGGGCCGCTGCTCGCCGCGGTGCCCCGCGGCGTGCTGGTCCCGGCGGCCCATCCGCTGGCCGGGCGCCGGGCGATCGTCCTGGACGACCTCCTTCCCTACGAGTTGCTGCGGCTGCCGGACGCTTTGGGAGCTCCGCTGCGGGAGCGGTGGGTCCCCACGCACACCTCCTCGGGCAGGGCGCTGCGGCACACCGACGAGGACATGAGCCGGCTGATGGGCACCGAGCACCTGCCCGTGGAGGACGTTCTCGCGCTGGTGGCACAGGGACGCGCGCTGCACCTGACGATCGCGGGCCTCCTCGACCGGGTCCCCTTTCCCGGCCTCGCCGTCGTCCCCGTGCTGGACATGCCGCCCATGGTGGTGGTCCCGGTCTGGCGGGCGGCCCGCGAGAACGCGACCATCCGCGCGTTCGTGGAGTCGGCCGCCCGCACGACCGAGGCGGAACGTGCCGTGGTCACGCGGGAGGCGGCTTCGGTGAGGACTTCTGTGGT
- a CDS encoding erythromycin esterase family protein, which yields MTWQRTGPSLTLLITLGVALPAGIPAAAATTAPTATTLPAAATASTQDVVAALDRAAHPLRTVEPGGDTGDLRPLDRMIGDARVVGLGEATHSSHEFFALKDRVFRHLVEEKGLRTFALEAPWSTGLRLDAYVLHGKGDPRRIMREEFQRDYLWWNNTDYLRLVEWMRAYNVRHPEDPVRFMGDDIAWSGPELYDAVSDHVAATHPGASARLAELYRGLRPTVATGTYIEEYLARPYAERKEMADRTGRALDLVRHLGPGTDRESYGRALQNATVIDQTARQYAWDLEDPAQIAEAMRYRDRAMAANVVWWQRHTGTKVLLSAHNNHVGYVPDDPVHYPKVQGAFLRDSLGAGYVSVGLTFHHGSFNATGQDDETVRRWTLGPPGPDSNERTLDRVRHRDHVLDLRTAGPPARDWLRQARPTRSIGTAYPELPDDIALARSHDVLIHLHSIGAARLRDR from the coding sequence ATGACATGGCAACGGACCGGACCCAGCCTGACCTTGCTCATCACCCTGGGCGTCGCCCTCCCGGCCGGCATCCCGGCCGCGGCGGCGACGACCGCCCCGACGGCGACGACCCTGCCGGCGGCGGCCACCGCGTCGACCCAGGACGTCGTGGCGGCACTCGACCGCGCCGCCCACCCGCTGCGAACCGTCGAACCGGGCGGCGACACCGGTGACCTGCGCCCCCTCGACCGCATGATCGGCGACGCGCGCGTGGTCGGCCTGGGGGAGGCCACCCACAGCTCCCACGAGTTCTTCGCCCTCAAGGACCGCGTCTTCCGTCACCTCGTCGAGGAGAAGGGCCTGCGCACCTTCGCCCTGGAGGCCCCCTGGAGCACGGGCCTGCGACTCGACGCGTACGTACTGCACGGGAAGGGCGATCCCCGGCGGATCATGCGCGAGGAGTTCCAGCGCGACTACCTGTGGTGGAACAACACCGACTATCTGCGGCTCGTGGAGTGGATGCGCGCGTACAACGTCCGCCACCCCGAGGACCCCGTCCGGTTCATGGGCGACGACATCGCCTGGTCCGGGCCCGAGCTGTACGACGCGGTGAGCGACCACGTGGCTGCCACACACCCCGGGGCGAGCGCCCGTCTCGCCGAGCTGTACCGCGGGCTGCGGCCCACCGTGGCCACCGGGACGTATATCGAGGAGTACCTGGCCCGGCCGTACGCCGAACGCAAGGAGATGGCCGACCGCACCGGCCGGGCGCTGGACCTGGTGCGGCACCTGGGCCCGGGCACCGACCGGGAGAGCTACGGCCGGGCCCTCCAGAACGCGACCGTGATCGACCAGACCGCCCGCCAGTACGCCTGGGACCTGGAGGACCCCGCGCAGATCGCCGAGGCCATGCGCTACCGGGACCGGGCGATGGCCGCCAACGTGGTCTGGTGGCAGCGGCACACCGGTACCAAGGTGCTGCTGTCGGCGCACAACAACCATGTCGGCTACGTACCGGACGACCCCGTCCACTACCCGAAGGTGCAGGGCGCGTTCCTGCGCGACAGCCTCGGCGCGGGGTACGTGAGTGTCGGCCTGACCTTCCATCACGGCTCGTTCAACGCCACCGGCCAGGACGACGAGACCGTACGCCGCTGGACTCTCGGGCCGCCCGGCCCGGACAGCAACGAGCGGACCCTGGACCGTGTCCGCCACCGCGACCACGTCCTCGACCTGCGCACCGCCGGGCCACCGGCCCGCGACTGGCTGCGCCAGGCCCGCCCGACCCGCAGTATCGGCACCGCCTACCCGGAACTCCCGGACGACATCGCCCTCGCCCGCAGCCACGACGTGCTGATCCACCTGCACAGCATCGGGGCGGCCCGGCTGCGGGACCGCTAG
- a CDS encoding cytochrome P450, translating into MAERTPGTGRPRGFRSAELGWPELERLPHPPRRVPLLGDVLGVDRHSPLQDTVRHARRLGPIFRRKAFGREFVFTWGADLVADLADEARFAKHVGLGVANLRPVAGDGLFTAYNHEPNWQLAHDVLAPGFNREAMQGYHAMMLAVAGRLTDHWDRAQAAGLEVDVPGDMTKLTLETIARTGFGHDFGSFERARPHPFVAAMVGTLTYAQRLNSVPFPQLLRAAARRNEADIAHLNRTVDELVRDRRTSGADGGGDLLDRMLETSHPQTGERLSAENVRRQVITFLVAGHETTSGALSFALHYLARHPEIAARARAEVDQVWGDTAEPGYDQVAKLRHVRRVLDETLRLWPTAPAFAREAREDTVLAGVHPMRRGAWTLILLPMVHRDPAVWGADAERFDPDRFEAKAVRSRPAHTYKPFGTGARACIGRQFALHEATLVLGLLLRRYELRPDPAYRLRVTERLTLMPERLRLRLERRSAPVTVPSPAAAEAPASEPRCPVHGAGD; encoded by the coding sequence ATGGCGGAGAGGACCCCGGGGACGGGTCGGCCGAGGGGATTCCGCAGTGCCGAGCTGGGCTGGCCGGAGCTGGAGCGCCTGCCGCATCCGCCGCGCCGCGTCCCCCTGCTCGGTGACGTCCTCGGTGTCGACCGGCACTCGCCGCTCCAGGACACCGTCCGGCACGCCCGGCGGCTGGGGCCGATCTTCAGGCGCAAGGCCTTCGGCCGGGAGTTCGTGTTCACCTGGGGCGCCGATCTGGTGGCCGACCTGGCGGACGAGGCGCGGTTCGCCAAGCACGTGGGGCTCGGGGTGGCCAATCTGCGGCCGGTCGCCGGGGACGGACTGTTCACCGCGTACAACCACGAGCCCAACTGGCAACTGGCGCACGACGTCCTGGCCCCCGGCTTCAACCGGGAGGCCATGCAGGGCTACCACGCGATGATGCTGGCGGTGGCCGGACGGCTCACCGACCACTGGGACCGGGCACAGGCGGCGGGCCTTGAGGTGGACGTCCCCGGCGACATGACCAAGCTGACCCTGGAGACGATCGCCCGCACCGGCTTCGGGCACGACTTCGGCTCCTTCGAACGCGCCCGGCCGCACCCGTTCGTGGCGGCGATGGTCGGCACGCTCACCTACGCGCAGCGGCTCAACAGCGTGCCCTTCCCGCAGCTGCTGCGCGCGGCCGCCCGCCGCAACGAGGCCGACATCGCCCACCTCAACCGCACGGTCGACGAGCTGGTCCGGGACCGGCGTACGTCGGGCGCGGACGGGGGCGGTGACCTGCTGGACCGGATGCTGGAGACGTCCCACCCGCAGACCGGGGAGCGGCTGTCCGCGGAGAACGTCCGGCGCCAGGTGATCACCTTCCTCGTCGCGGGCCACGAGACCACCTCGGGCGCGCTCTCCTTCGCTCTGCACTACCTCGCCCGCCACCCGGAGATCGCCGCCCGCGCCCGCGCCGAGGTGGACCAGGTCTGGGGCGACACCGCCGAGCCCGGCTACGACCAGGTGGCCAAGCTGCGCCATGTGCGCCGGGTGCTGGACGAGACGCTGCGGCTGTGGCCGACCGCGCCCGCCTTCGCCCGGGAGGCCCGCGAGGACACCGTGCTGGCCGGGGTCCATCCGATGCGCCGGGGTGCCTGGACGCTGATCCTGCTGCCGATGGTGCACCGCGACCCGGCCGTCTGGGGCGCCGACGCCGAGCGGTTCGACCCGGACCGCTTCGAGGCGAAGGCCGTACGGTCCCGGCCGGCGCACACCTACAAGCCGTTCGGGACCGGGGCGCGCGCCTGCATCGGGCGGCAGTTCGCCCTGCACGAGGCCACCCTGGTCCTCGGGCTGCTGCTGCGCCGCTACGAGCTGCGGCCCGACCCCGCCTACCGGCTGCGGGTGACCGAACGGCTCACGCTGATGCCGGAGAGGCTGCGGCTACGGCTGGAGCGGCGCTCGGCGCCCGTGACGGTCCCGTCCCCGGCCGCTGCCGAGGCGCCCGCGTCAGAGCCGCGCTGTCCAGTGCACGGGGCGGGTGACTGA
- a CDS encoding TetR/AcrR family transcriptional regulator: protein MAANQGGRTRRRLSTEERREQLLTVGARLFSESPYDEVWIERVAEIAGVSRGLLYHYFPTKRDFFAAVVERESERMLRMTAAVPGIPVREQLGAGLDTFLEYVQAHAHGYRAFHRADAAGDQTVRRVYQRALAAQERQILAAVAADPEWSALSETRPDLRLAVRGWLAFTTAVCLEWLRGSDLTREQVRDLCARALLGVITP, encoded by the coding sequence ATGGCTGCCAACCAGGGCGGGCGCACGCGCCGTCGGCTCAGCACCGAGGAGCGCAGGGAGCAACTGCTGACGGTGGGCGCGCGACTGTTCTCGGAGAGCCCCTACGACGAGGTGTGGATCGAGCGGGTCGCCGAGATCGCCGGCGTCTCACGCGGGCTGCTCTACCACTACTTCCCGACCAAGCGGGACTTCTTCGCGGCGGTGGTCGAGCGCGAGAGCGAGCGGATGCTCCGGATGACGGCGGCCGTGCCCGGGATCCCGGTGCGCGAACAACTCGGTGCCGGCCTCGACACGTTCCTGGAGTACGTCCAGGCGCATGCGCACGGCTACCGCGCCTTCCACCGGGCCGACGCGGCGGGGGACCAGACGGTGCGCCGGGTCTATCAGCGGGCGCTGGCCGCCCAGGAGCGTCAGATCCTCGCCGCGGTGGCCGCCGACCCCGAGTGGAGTGCGCTGTCTGAGACCCGCCCCGACCTGCGGCTCGCCGTCCGCGGCTGGCTCGCCTTCACCACCGCCGTCTGCCTGGAATGGCTGCGGGGCTCGGACCTCACGCGCGAGCAGGTGCGCGACCTGTGCGCGCGGGCGCTGCTGGGAGTCATCACGCCCTGA
- a CDS encoding lactonase family protein → MGTGGWSRRRFVGALTGTAAAATLPACGDESTPSGASTPSAGSASATAPDTNERPQTEGRESSGSHPLYLGTYTSAEGGGKGIGLATYDSATGRVTDGGLLAETANPSFLAVHPNGRTLYAVNERDDGGVTAVRLADRRVLGTRSSAGAGPCHLSVHPSGRWLLSANYTSGSVTVHPIAASGALGEHTDVVTHSSPPPGPNSERQDGPHAHQIVTSPDGGHVLAVDLGTDTVYTYRLDQARGTLTEVSRASAKPGAGPRHLTFHPGGRYAYLANELDNTITVCAYDPATGRLTIGDPQPTGTGDVTSYPSQILVTADGSYAYLANRGHNSLTRYAVEAKGARVRLLDTVPVHGDWPRHTAFSPDGRLLFVANQNSGSVTVFHVDRASGELRLAGEPFASPVAVCALPL, encoded by the coding sequence ATGGGCACAGGTGGCTGGAGCAGGCGCCGGTTCGTCGGCGCACTGACGGGGACGGCCGCCGCGGCCACGCTCCCGGCGTGCGGCGACGAGTCGACACCGAGCGGGGCCTCGACACCGTCGGCGGGCTCGGCGTCGGCGACAGCCCCCGACACCAACGAGCGCCCGCAGACCGAGGGCCGCGAGTCCTCCGGGTCGCACCCCCTCTACCTCGGCACCTACACCTCCGCCGAGGGCGGCGGCAAGGGCATCGGCCTGGCCACGTACGACAGCGCCACGGGCCGTGTCACCGACGGCGGGCTCCTGGCGGAGACCGCCAACCCGTCGTTCCTCGCCGTGCACCCGAACGGCCGGACGCTGTACGCCGTCAACGAGCGGGATGACGGCGGTGTGACCGCGGTGCGGCTCGCCGACCGGCGGGTGCTCGGGACCCGGAGTTCGGCGGGCGCGGGGCCGTGCCACCTCTCCGTTCATCCGAGCGGGCGGTGGCTGCTGAGCGCCAACTACACCTCCGGCAGTGTCACCGTGCACCCCATCGCCGCCTCCGGCGCGCTGGGCGAGCACACCGACGTGGTCACGCACTCCAGTCCGCCGCCCGGCCCGAACTCCGAACGCCAGGACGGTCCGCACGCGCACCAGATCGTCACCAGTCCCGACGGCGGCCATGTGCTCGCCGTCGACCTGGGCACGGACACCGTCTACACCTACCGTCTCGACCAGGCCAGGGGCACGCTCACCGAGGTGTCCCGGGCGTCGGCGAAGCCGGGCGCGGGGCCACGCCATCTGACCTTCCACCCGGGCGGGCGGTACGCCTACCTGGCCAACGAGCTCGACAACACGATCACGGTGTGCGCCTACGATCCGGCCACCGGTCGGCTGACGATCGGCGACCCCCAGCCGACCGGCACGGGGGACGTCACCAGCTATCCGTCGCAGATCCTGGTGACCGCGGACGGCTCGTACGCCTATCTCGCCAACCGTGGACACAACAGCCTGACGCGGTACGCCGTCGAGGCCAAGGGCGCCCGGGTCCGGCTGCTGGACACCGTGCCGGTGCACGGCGACTGGCCGCGGCACACCGCGTTCTCGCCGGACGGAAGGCTGCTGTTCGTGGCGAACCAGAACTCCGGCTCGGTCACCGTCTTCCACGTGGACAGGGCCAGCGGCGAACTGCGGCTCGCGGGCGAGCCGTTCGCGTCACCCGTCGCCGTCTGTGCGCTGCCGCTGTAG
- a CDS encoding FUSC family protein: MRQVREGTASLRGFVKRHRDPVVVQALRSTAAATVAYVIALRFSPEAAPLTAPLTALLVVQVTLYSTLTTGIRRVNSVVAGVLVAIAFSLLVGLTWWSLALLIVASLAVGHLVRVDEFVPEVAISAMLVLGVTTVGDTAWARVLETLIGAVVGLGCNLLLAPPVWVGEAGESIEGLARRVRQLMLSMGEEAAGRTPVEHATERLHEARRLDHAIVEVDAALRQAEDSLRLNPRVREGLLHRVVLRTGLDTLEICTVVLRVLARTFTDLAKHRETESLFAPGTGAVVEQLLSEIADAIVSFAVLVTTHVSENADAAEARLTTELRQAAATRDKLAQLLLEEVQRDAGQWQLQGAVLTEVNRILDELDTEHRSHRLLEELDRTAREQRERMPRLTRLRENLKVPEPLRRNRADAGRR; the protein is encoded by the coding sequence ATGCGACAGGTACGTGAGGGGACGGCGTCCCTTCGGGGATTCGTGAAACGGCACCGGGATCCGGTGGTCGTGCAGGCGCTGCGGTCCACCGCCGCGGCGACGGTGGCGTATGTCATCGCGCTGCGGTTCAGCCCCGAGGCGGCACCGCTCACGGCCCCGCTGACCGCGCTGCTGGTCGTACAGGTCACCCTCTACTCCACGCTCACCACCGGGATCCGCCGGGTGAACTCGGTGGTGGCGGGTGTCCTCGTGGCCATCGCGTTCAGTCTGCTGGTGGGGCTGACCTGGTGGAGTCTGGCGCTGCTGATCGTGGCGTCGCTGGCCGTGGGGCATCTGGTGCGGGTCGACGAGTTCGTGCCCGAGGTGGCGATCAGCGCGATGCTCGTGCTCGGCGTCACGACGGTCGGGGACACGGCGTGGGCGCGGGTGCTGGAGACGCTGATCGGCGCGGTCGTCGGCCTGGGCTGCAATCTGCTGCTCGCCCCTCCGGTGTGGGTGGGCGAGGCCGGGGAGTCCATCGAGGGGCTGGCCCGCCGGGTCCGGCAGTTGATGCTGAGCATGGGCGAGGAGGCGGCGGGGCGTACGCCCGTCGAGCACGCGACGGAGCGACTGCACGAGGCGCGCCGGCTCGATCACGCCATCGTCGAGGTGGACGCGGCCCTGCGGCAGGCCGAGGACAGTCTGCGGCTCAATCCCCGGGTCCGCGAGGGCCTGCTGCACCGGGTGGTGCTGCGGACCGGCCTGGACACGCTGGAGATCTGCACCGTGGTGCTGCGGGTCCTGGCGCGGACCTTCACCGACCTGGCCAAGCACCGCGAGACCGAGTCGTTGTTCGCCCCGGGGACCGGGGCCGTCGTGGAGCAGTTGCTGTCGGAGATCGCCGACGCGATCGTCAGCTTCGCGGTGCTGGTCACCACACACGTGAGCGAGAACGCCGACGCGGCCGAGGCCCGGCTGACCACGGAGCTGCGGCAGGCCGCGGCGACCCGCGACAAACTGGCCCAGCTGCTCCTGGAGGAGGTCCAGCGCGATGCCGGCCAGTGGCAGTTGCAGGGTGCCGTGCTGACGGAGGTCAACCGCATCCTGGACGAGCTCGACACCGAGCACCGCTCGCACCGGCTGCTGGAGGAACTGGACCGTACCGCGCGCGAGCAGCGTGAGCGGATGCCGCGGCTGACGCGGCTGCGGGAGAACCTGAAGGTTCCCGAGCCGCTGCGGCGGAACCGGGCGGACGCCGGGCGACGTTGA
- a CDS encoding DUF2470 domain-containing protein: protein MGDSQSWAAVPSAAERARSVLAAAWSCAVTAEGGREEFVGAHSVSDDGRVLLHVPEESTLLATAVCAPRGEPSAVLEFADVAPVPVRSRIRTRLWMAGWFTADEEGHLAFRPTRVVLREPSGAVVVGLDDFAAATPDPLATAEARLLTHLADCHADAVERLTRLVDSDSLHGAVRVQPLAVDRHGLTLRIERARAHGDVRLAFHRPADDVGQLTERMHVLLTRAGAASCPRTLQRQRTDGDG, encoded by the coding sequence ATGGGTGACAGCCAAAGCTGGGCAGCCGTGCCTTCCGCGGCGGAACGGGCCCGGTCGGTGCTCGCCGCAGCGTGGTCCTGCGCGGTGACCGCGGAGGGCGGCCGCGAGGAGTTCGTCGGTGCGCACTCCGTGTCCGACGACGGCCGGGTGCTCCTGCACGTTCCCGAGGAGAGCACCCTGCTCGCCACCGCCGTCTGCGCTCCCCGCGGCGAGCCGTCCGCCGTTCTGGAGTTCGCCGACGTCGCGCCCGTCCCGGTACGCAGCCGTATCCGGACCCGGCTGTGGATGGCCGGCTGGTTCACCGCCGACGAGGAAGGGCACCTGGCGTTCCGGCCCACGCGAGTGGTGCTGCGCGAGCCGTCCGGCGCGGTCGTCGTCGGCCTCGACGACTTCGCCGCCGCCACGCCCGACCCGCTGGCCACGGCCGAGGCCCGGCTGCTGACGCACCTGGCCGACTGCCACGCCGACGCCGTCGAGCGCCTCACCCGCCTCGTCGACTCCGACAGCCTGCATGGCGCGGTCCGCGTCCAGCCGCTCGCCGTGGACCGGCACGGCCTGACGCTGCGCATCGAGCGCGCCCGGGCCCACGGCGACGTACGTCTGGCCTTCCACCGGCCCGCCGACGACGTCGGTCAGCTCACCGAACGCATGCACGTCCTGCTCACCCGGGCCGGCGCCGCCTCCTGCCCGCGGACGCTACAGCGGCAGCGCACAGACGGCGACGGGTGA